One region of Rhodocaloribacter litoris genomic DNA includes:
- a CDS encoding FAD-dependent oxidoreductase — translation MDEKFDCIIVGGGIAGLSAAMILARANVRFLLIERGEFCGAKNVSGGVLWGRDLARLVPEYHEEDGFERFVNHRRLTFMDAQSAFTIDFKSSHFDAPPYSGVTVLRARFDAWLAEKVQAAIDASDVADESFLATNILVEEVLMEDGRAVGIRAGEEKFYADVVLLAEGVNNLLTRQVGLQADYVPADYVAVGVKEVIGFDRNVLEDRFQLRGRSGLTNEFVGYASGGVEGGGFLYTNTESVSLGLVLGMKDLREKGRKPYDLLNEFKAHPVVADMIRGGEVLEYSAHVVSVGDLRGMPREVYADGVLIAGEAAGLLLNAGRAIQGMDYAMRSGILAAETVIAARERGDFSAATLKNYRTALENSYVMKDLRTFQDAVHLLHSPMMFGPVPELICDFGRQFFTVDSAPTPRAGQMLRAAIKRHASYWDLIKLGIKAARAL, via the coding sequence ACGTCTCCGGCGGCGTCCTCTGGGGGCGCGACCTGGCCCGCCTCGTGCCCGAATACCACGAGGAGGACGGCTTTGAGCGGTTCGTCAACCACCGGCGGCTGACGTTCATGGACGCGCAGTCCGCCTTTACGATCGACTTCAAGTCCAGCCATTTCGACGCGCCGCCCTACAGCGGCGTCACCGTCCTCCGCGCCCGCTTCGACGCCTGGCTGGCCGAGAAGGTGCAGGCCGCCATCGACGCCAGCGACGTGGCCGACGAATCGTTCCTGGCCACAAACATCCTCGTCGAGGAGGTGCTCATGGAAGACGGCCGGGCCGTGGGCATCCGCGCGGGCGAGGAGAAGTTCTACGCCGACGTGGTCTTGCTGGCCGAGGGCGTCAACAACCTGCTGACCCGCCAGGTGGGCCTGCAGGCGGACTACGTCCCGGCCGACTACGTGGCCGTCGGGGTCAAGGAGGTCATCGGCTTCGACCGCAACGTGCTGGAGGACCGCTTCCAGCTCCGCGGGCGCAGCGGCCTGACGAACGAGTTCGTCGGCTATGCCAGCGGCGGCGTCGAGGGCGGGGGCTTCCTGTACACGAACACCGAATCGGTCTCCCTCGGCCTCGTGCTCGGGATGAAAGACCTGCGCGAGAAGGGGAGAAAACCCTACGATCTCCTCAACGAGTTCAAGGCACACCCTGTGGTGGCGGACATGATCCGGGGCGGGGAGGTGCTCGAGTATTCGGCGCACGTCGTCTCGGTGGGCGACCTGCGGGGCATGCCGCGGGAGGTCTACGCGGACGGCGTGCTCATCGCGGGCGAGGCCGCCGGGCTGCTGCTCAACGCGGGCAGGGCCATCCAGGGGATGGACTACGCCATGCGCTCGGGCATCCTGGCCGCCGAGACGGTCATCGCCGCCCGGGAGCGGGGCGACTTCTCGGCGGCGACGCTGAAAAACTACCGCACGGCGCTGGAGAACAGCTACGTGATGAAGGACCTGCGCACGTTCCAGGACGCCGTCCACCTGCTGCACAGCCCGATGATGTTCGGCCCGGTGCCGGAGCTGATCTGCGACTTCGGGCGGCAGTTCTTCACCGTGGACAGCGCCCCGACGCCCAGGGCCGGCCAGATGCTGCGGGCCGCCATCAAACGCCACGCCTCCTACTGGGACCTCATCAAACTCGGGATCAAGGCGGCCCGGGCGCTGTAG
- a CDS encoding ferredoxin family protein, with protein sequence MQKLSISERLGLVNYRNQGRSQATPHILVDTSICNSVCPHKCTTYVCPANCYTLDDEGHVHFQFEDCIECGTCLYACDQGAVTWRFPDPETGRGVNWSLG encoded by the coding sequence ATGCAGAAGCTCTCGATCTCGGAACGGCTCGGGCTGGTCAACTACCGCAACCAGGGGCGGAGCCAGGCGACCCCGCACATTCTCGTCGACACGTCGATCTGCAACAGCGTTTGCCCGCACAAGTGCACCACGTATGTGTGCCCGGCCAACTGCTACACGCTCGACGATGAAGGCCACGTGCATTTCCAGTTCGAGGACTGCATCGAGTGCGGCACGTGCCTGTATGCCTGCGATCAGGGGGCGGTCACCTGGCGCTTCCCCGATCCGGAAACCGGGCGCGGGGTGAACTGGAGCCTGGGTTGA